A single Microtus ochrogaster isolate Prairie Vole_2 linkage group LG3, MicOch1.0, whole genome shotgun sequence DNA region contains:
- the Casp14 gene encoding caspase-14: MAFQTSFSLPECKTGLREEDEDCWLMLTLKNKTTELAESRTWNRRKMSRPQPLNAERYDMTGDRLALTLCVTKAREGSEEDMDALSRMFHHLKFESTMKSDPTAEQFLEELEKFQEIIDDREEPVSCAFVVLMAHGEEGLLEGADERMVRLEDLFDVLNNKNCKALRGKPKVFIIQACRGEHRDPGEEMGGEQVAVVKKSRPQTIPTYTDSLHIFSTVEGYLSYRHDKKGSAFIQTLTDVFTNKTGPVTELLEEVTRRMAEMEVTQEGKPRKINPEIQSTLRKALYLQ; this comes from the exons ATGGCGTTCCAGACATCCTTCAGTTTGCCAGAGTGCAAGACAGGACTCAGAGAGGAGGATGAAGACTGCTGGCTAATGCTCACTCTCAAG AACAAGACAACCGAGCTTGCTGAAAGCCGAACTTGGAATCGAAGAAAGATGAGCCGTCCTCAGCCCTTGAATGCG GAAAGATATGATATGACGGGTGACCGCCTGGCTCTGACACTATGTGTCACCAAAGCCCGGGAGGGTTCTGAGGAAGACATGGATGCCCTGAGTCGCATGTTCCATCACCTAAAATTTGAAAGCACCATGAAGTCAGATCCCACTGCTGAG caaTTCCTGGAAGAGTTGGAAAAATTTCAGGAGATCATAGATGACAGGGAAGAACCCGTCAGCTGTGCCTTCGTGGTGCTCATGGCGCATGGTGAGGAAGGCCTCCTCGAGGGAGCAGACGAGAGGATGGTGAGACTGGAGGACCTTTTTGATGTCTTGAACAACAAGAACTGCAAGGCCCTGAGAGGCAAGCCGAAAGTGTTCATCATTCAGGCCTGCAGAGGAG AGCACAGAGACCCTGGTGAAGAAATGGGTGGAGAGCAGGTTGCTGTGGTCAAGAAGAGCAGACCCCAAACCATACCAACCTATACGGATTCCCTCCACATCTTCTCTACAGTAGAGG GTTACCTCTCCTATAGACATGATAAAAAAGGCTCTGCCTTCATCCAGACCCTGACAGATGTGTTTACAAACAAAACAGGACCCGTCACAGAGCTACTGGAAGAG GTAACCCGACGCATGGCAGAGATGGAGGTGACTCAGGAAGGGAAACCAAGGAAAATAAACCCTGAAATCCAAAGCACCCTCCGGAAGGCTCTCTACCTGCAGTAA